From Pleurodeles waltl isolate 20211129_DDA chromosome 1_1, aPleWal1.hap1.20221129, whole genome shotgun sequence, a single genomic window includes:
- the SDHAF1 gene encoding succinate dehydrogenase assembly factor 1, mitochondrial has protein sequence MARHSNLQKHVLSLFKQFLRAAKDKPGFLPRVQEEFRKNAKIPRSDVMHIEFLLRRGQRQLEQLKDSHTKQMGTFTKSSSDVKE, from the coding sequence ATGGCTAGACACAGCAACCTCCAGAAGCACGTCCTGAGCTTATTTAAACAGTTTTTACGTGCTGCAAAGGACAAACCAGGATTTCTGCCCCGAGTCCAGGAGGAGTTCCGGAAAAACGCCAAAATTCCCAGGAGTGACGTGATGCACATTGAGTTTCTGCTTCGGAGAGGTCAGAGACAATTGGAACAACTGAAGGACAGTCACACGAAGCAAATGGGCACCTTCACCAAAAGCAGCTCTGACGTGAAAGAATAG